One Prevotella intermedia ATCC 25611 = DSM 20706 DNA window includes the following coding sequences:
- the nusA gene encoding transcription termination factor NusA, translating into MAARKEEERPNMVETFKEFKDMKSIDRTTLVSVLEESFRNVIAKIYGSDENFDVIVNPDKGDFEIYRNRVVVADGEVQDENKEISLTDAQKIEPDYEVGEDVSEPVDFAKFGRRAILNLRQTLASKVLELEHDSLYNKYKDRVGQIISGEVYQVWKREVLLVDEDNNELILPKGEQIPRDQYRKGETVRAVILRVDNENNNPKIILSRTAPTFLERLLEAEVPEIEDGLISIKGIARMPGERAKIAVESYDDRIDPVGACVGVRGSRVHGIVRELCNENIDVINWTANTKLFIQRALSPAKVSSLTIDEENKKAEVYLQPEEVSLAIGRSGMNIKLASMLTGYTIDVFRELDEQAAEEDIYLDEFSDEIDKWVIDAIKSIGLDTARQVLNAPREMLIEKADLEEETVDNVLNILRAEFES; encoded by the coding sequence ATGGCAGCAAGAAAAGAAGAAGAACGTCCGAATATGGTCGAAACCTTCAAGGAGTTTAAGGATATGAAGAGTATCGACCGCACAACATTGGTAAGCGTTTTGGAAGAGAGCTTCCGCAACGTTATTGCCAAGATATACGGCTCGGACGAAAACTTTGATGTTATTGTAAACCCAGATAAGGGCGACTTTGAGATATATCGCAACCGTGTTGTTGTTGCAGACGGCGAGGTGCAAGACGAGAATAAGGAAATCAGCTTGACCGATGCACAGAAAATTGAACCTGACTATGAGGTGGGAGAAGATGTTTCGGAACCTGTAGACTTTGCCAAGTTCGGTCGCCGTGCTATTCTTAACCTTCGTCAGACGTTGGCTTCAAAGGTTTTGGAATTGGAACACGATTCGTTGTATAATAAATACAAAGACCGTGTGGGACAAATTATTTCTGGCGAAGTTTACCAAGTCTGGAAGCGTGAGGTGTTGCTCGTAGACGAAGACAATAACGAGCTGATTCTGCCTAAAGGCGAACAAATACCACGCGACCAATATCGTAAGGGTGAAACCGTGCGTGCCGTAATTCTGCGTGTAGACAACGAAAACAATAATCCGAAGATTATTCTTTCGCGTACTGCGCCAACATTCTTGGAACGATTGCTTGAAGCTGAAGTTCCTGAAATAGAAGACGGACTTATCAGCATTAAGGGCATTGCCCGTATGCCAGGCGAACGTGCAAAGATTGCGGTGGAAAGTTACGACGACCGTATCGACCCTGTTGGTGCTTGTGTCGGTGTACGTGGTAGCCGTGTTCATGGTATCGTGCGCGAGCTTTGCAATGAGAATATAGACGTTATTAACTGGACAGCAAATACAAAGTTGTTTATACAACGTGCCTTGTCGCCAGCTAAGGTGAGCAGCCTTACTATCGATGAAGAGAACAAAAAGGCAGAAGTATATTTGCAACCGGAAGAGGTTAGCTTGGCAATCGGTCGTAGCGGTATGAATATCAAGTTGGCAAGTATGCTGACAGGATATACCATTGATGTGTTCCGTGAGCTTGACGAGCAAGCTGCTGAAGAGGATATCTACTTGGACGAGTTCTCTGACGAAATAGATAAGTGGGTTATCGACGCTATCAAGTCTATTGGCCTCGATACTGCTCGTCAGGTATTGAACGCTCCTCGTGAAATGCTGATAGAGAAGGCAGACCTTGAAGAGGAAACCGTTGATAACGTATTGAATATATTAAGAGCAGAATTTGAAAGTTAG
- the sufB gene encoding Fe-S cluster assembly protein SufB: MSENNSNEYVRKVAEQKYEFGFTTDVHTDIIPKGLNEDVVRLISEKKGEPEWLLDFRLKAFRHWQTMEMPKWPHLNLPEIDYQAISYYADPLAKKPKNKEIDPELEKTFDKLGIPLEERLALSGVAVDAIMDSVSVKTTFKKQLAEKGIIFCSIGEAVKEHPELVRQYLGTVVPYKDNFTAALNSAVFSDGSFVYIPKGVRCPMELSSYFRINAMNTGQFERTLIIADDDSYVSYLEGCTAPMRDENQLHAAIVEIVVLANAEVKYSTVQNWYPGDENGKGGVLNLVTKRGDLRGKNSKLSWTQVETGSAITWKYPSCILRGDNSQAEFYSVAVTNNYQEADTGTKMIHLGKNTKSTIISKGISAGKSQNSYRGLVRVAPNADNARNYSSCDSLLLGSTCGAHTFPYMDVHNDSAIIEHEATTSKISEDQLFYCNQRGIPMEDAIGLIVNGYAKDVLNKLPMEFAVEAQKLLSVTLEGTVG; encoded by the coding sequence ATGTCAGAAAATAATAGTAATGAGTATGTAAGGAAGGTGGCTGAACAGAAATACGAGTTTGGTTTCACTACCGATGTACATACAGATATTATCCCGAAGGGCTTAAACGAAGATGTCGTTAGGCTTATTTCGGAGAAGAAAGGGGAACCTGAATGGCTCCTCGATTTTCGTTTAAAGGCGTTTCGCCATTGGCAAACTATGGAGATGCCAAAGTGGCCGCATCTGAACTTGCCTGAAATAGACTATCAGGCGATTTCCTATTATGCCGATCCATTGGCGAAGAAGCCTAAGAACAAGGAAATAGACCCCGAATTGGAAAAAACCTTCGACAAACTTGGTATTCCACTTGAGGAACGGTTGGCATTGAGTGGTGTGGCAGTAGATGCCATTATGGACTCGGTGTCGGTGAAGACTACTTTCAAGAAGCAGTTGGCTGAGAAAGGAATTATCTTTTGTTCGATTGGTGAAGCCGTGAAGGAGCACCCCGAATTGGTGCGCCAATATTTAGGAACGGTCGTTCCCTACAAGGATAACTTTACGGCGGCACTCAACTCAGCAGTATTCAGCGATGGCTCGTTTGTGTATATTCCGAAAGGTGTTCGCTGTCCGATGGAGTTGAGTTCGTACTTCCGTATCAATGCGATGAATACGGGGCAGTTTGAGCGCACATTGATTATTGCCGACGACGATTCATATGTGAGTTATCTTGAAGGTTGCACGGCTCCGATGCGCGACGAAAACCAACTTCATGCAGCCATTGTCGAAATCGTCGTACTGGCGAATGCGGAAGTGAAGTATTCAACGGTTCAGAACTGGTATCCGGGCGATGAAAACGGCAAAGGTGGCGTGTTGAACCTCGTAACCAAGCGTGGCGACCTGCGTGGCAAGAACTCCAAACTCTCGTGGACACAGGTAGAAACGGGCTCGGCTATTACGTGGAAATATCCGTCGTGCATCTTACGTGGCGACAACTCGCAGGCTGAGTTCTATTCCGTAGCCGTTACCAACAACTATCAAGAAGCCGACACGGGCACGAAGATGATACATTTGGGCAAGAACACAAAGAGTACCATCATTTCAAAAGGTATTTCGGCAGGCAAGAGTCAGAACTCCTATCGCGGATTGGTGCGTGTTGCGCCCAATGCCGACAATGCGCGAAACTACAGTTCTTGCGACTCGTTGCTTTTGGGTTCAACCTGTGGCGCGCACACTTTCCCTTATATGGACGTGCATAACGATTCGGCAATCATCGAACACGAAGCCACAACATCGAAAATCAGCGAAGACCAACTGTTCTATTGCAATCAGCGAGGAATTCCTATGGAAGATGCTATCGGGTTGATAGTCAATGGTTATGCGAAAGATGTGCTGAACAAACTTCCGATGGAATTTGCTGTTGAGGCGCAAAAACTTCTCTCCGTTACCTTGGAAGGTACGGTGGGCTAA
- a CDS encoding calcium-translocating P-type ATPase, PMCA-type, whose product MEHKQHYVGLNELEVEESRLKFGENILTPPAQTPLWKRFIAKFNDPLIVILLVAGVFSIGISFYEHFGLNEGTQAFFEPVGIFIAILLATGLAFFFEEKANKAFSILNQVDDEELVEVIRNGNTTNIPKREVVVGDIVLLNTGANIPADGELLNAVSLSVDESTLTGEPICKKGIKPEEFDNDATFPTNHVLRGTKVMEGHGVFRVTRVGDATENGKVFTAAQIDNSVKTPLTEQLNRLGKLITWASYVLGTLILVGRLLMYFNENTFDWVHFVQYFLDTIMICVTLIVVAVPEGLPMAVTLSLAYSMRRMLQTNNLVRKMHACETMGATTVICTDKTGTLTQNQMRVYAMQTNRENATYEALLKEGIAVNSTASLDLSNPEKPVALGNPTEGALLLWLREQGSDYQQMRNDVEIVDELPFSTERKYMATMVRSALLPNKTILYVKGATDIIQQFCTSLADNTSWDEIFAQLQTWQNKAMRTLGFAYLELPEAVATDLSTGIIAKIMNGETDIAADFCFLGTVAIADPVRKEVPAAVKECIDAGISVKIVTGDTPGTAKEIGRQVGLWTEEDTDRSIITGPEFAALTDEELKQRVLDLKIIARAKPMDKKRLVECLQSLNQVVAVTGDGTNDAPALKAAHVGLSMGDGTSVAKEASDITIIDNSFLSIGRAVMWGRSLYQNIQRFILFQLTVNVVACLIVLAGAFMGTQSPLTVTQMLWVNLIMDTFAAMALASLPPSQQVMDDQPRNRHAFIITRDMWIRIGTLGGIFFLTLLAFLYVLEHSDIRQMTDLLQFNFSNHKELTPYELSLFFTMFIMLQFWNMFNARAFATNRSAFHFKGCRGFSFIVLMILIGQILIVELGGQMFSVTPLSLTDWEIIIVASSGVLLLGEVFRWFTSKKKD is encoded by the coding sequence ATGGAACACAAACAACATTATGTAGGACTTAATGAACTGGAAGTCGAAGAAAGTAGATTAAAGTTCGGAGAAAACATTCTCACTCCCCCTGCGCAAACCCCACTTTGGAAAAGATTTATTGCAAAGTTCAACGACCCTCTCATCGTCATTCTTCTTGTAGCAGGTGTATTTTCTATCGGCATATCGTTTTACGAGCATTTTGGTCTCAACGAAGGAACGCAGGCGTTCTTTGAGCCTGTGGGTATCTTCATAGCCATTTTGCTTGCAACGGGTTTGGCTTTCTTCTTCGAGGAAAAAGCCAACAAAGCCTTCTCCATATTAAATCAAGTAGACGATGAGGAACTTGTAGAAGTGATAAGAAACGGAAACACGACGAACATTCCCAAGCGCGAAGTTGTCGTGGGCGACATTGTCCTGCTCAACACAGGCGCAAACATACCAGCCGACGGCGAGCTTCTCAATGCCGTATCGCTGAGCGTGGACGAGTCTACACTTACGGGCGAACCCATTTGCAAGAAGGGTATAAAGCCAGAAGAGTTCGACAACGATGCCACCTTCCCCACCAACCACGTTCTGCGTGGCACGAAAGTAATGGAGGGGCACGGCGTTTTCCGTGTTACACGTGTAGGCGATGCAACCGAAAACGGAAAGGTTTTCACGGCTGCACAGATAGACAACAGTGTAAAAACGCCACTCACAGAACAGCTGAACAGACTTGGCAAACTTATAACGTGGGCAAGTTACGTCTTGGGAACATTGATATTGGTAGGGCGTCTGTTGATGTATTTCAACGAAAACACCTTCGACTGGGTGCATTTCGTTCAGTATTTCTTAGACACCATTATGATTTGTGTTACCCTTATCGTTGTCGCCGTACCCGAAGGACTTCCAATGGCGGTTACACTGAGCTTGGCGTACTCGATGCGCAGAATGCTTCAAACCAACAACCTCGTAAGAAAGATGCACGCTTGCGAAACAATGGGTGCGACAACCGTGATTTGTACCGATAAGACAGGTACGCTCACGCAAAACCAAATGCGCGTTTACGCCATGCAAACCAACAGGGAAAACGCTACGTACGAAGCACTGCTGAAAGAAGGAATTGCCGTAAACTCGACGGCTTCACTCGACCTTTCCAACCCCGAAAAGCCTGTTGCCTTGGGCAATCCTACCGAGGGAGCGTTGCTTTTATGGCTGCGCGAGCAAGGGTCTGACTATCAGCAAATGCGCAACGATGTTGAAATCGTAGACGAACTCCCCTTCTCTACCGAACGAAAGTATATGGCTACGATGGTGCGGTCGGCTTTGCTGCCCAACAAAACCATACTTTACGTGAAAGGTGCAACCGACATTATCCAACAATTCTGCACCTCTTTAGCAGACAACACGTCGTGGGACGAGATATTCGCACAGCTGCAAACGTGGCAGAACAAGGCTATGCGTACCTTGGGCTTTGCCTATCTCGAACTGCCCGAAGCGGTTGCAACCGATTTGAGCACAGGCATTATTGCCAAAATAATGAATGGCGAAACCGACATAGCCGCTGATTTCTGCTTCTTGGGCACCGTTGCCATTGCCGACCCTGTACGCAAGGAGGTGCCCGCTGCAGTAAAAGAATGTATCGACGCAGGCATCAGTGTGAAGATTGTAACAGGCGACACACCTGGAACAGCAAAGGAAATAGGCAGACAGGTAGGTTTATGGACGGAGGAAGACACCGACCGCAGCATCATTACAGGTCCTGAATTTGCAGCCCTTACCGACGAAGAACTGAAGCAACGTGTGCTCGACTTAAAGATTATAGCACGCGCAAAGCCAATGGACAAAAAGCGTTTGGTAGAGTGCTTGCAGTCGCTCAACCAAGTAGTAGCCGTTACGGGCGACGGAACAAACGACGCCCCTGCGCTGAAAGCTGCACACGTAGGACTGTCAATGGGCGACGGAACGAGTGTTGCCAAAGAGGCTTCCGACATCACAATCATCGACAATTCGTTCCTTTCCATCGGCCGTGCTGTCATGTGGGGGCGCAGTCTGTATCAGAACATACAGCGTTTCATTCTTTTCCAACTTACCGTAAACGTTGTGGCGTGCCTCATTGTCCTGGCAGGTGCTTTCATGGGAACACAGAGTCCGCTCACGGTTACGCAGATGTTGTGGGTAAATCTCATTATGGATACTTTTGCAGCAATGGCACTGGCTTCATTGCCACCATCGCAACAGGTGATGGACGACCAGCCACGCAACCGCCACGCATTCATCATTACGCGCGACATGTGGATACGCATCGGCACGCTTGGTGGCATTTTCTTCCTCACACTCTTGGCTTTCCTGTATGTATTGGAACATTCGGATATAAGACAAATGACCGACTTGCTGCAATTCAACTTCAGCAATCATAAAGAACTCACCCCCTACGAGTTAAGTCTGTTCTTCACAATGTTCATAATGCTGCAATTTTGGAATATGTTTAACGCACGTGCCTTTGCAACAAACCGAAGTGCTTTCCACTTTAAAGGCTGTCGAGGCTTTAGCTTTATCGTCCTGATGATACTCATCGGACAAATCCTCATCGTCGAGTTGGGCGGTCAGATGTTCAGCGTAACGCCATTAAGTCTTACCGATTGGGAAATCATCATCGTAGCCTCATCGGGAGTTCTGCTGCTTGGCGAAGTGTTCAGATGGTTTACTTCCAAGAAGAAAGACTAA
- the rimP gene encoding ribosome assembly cofactor RimP: MIDKNVVKKLVDEWLEGKEYFLVDIQISPDAKIVVEIDHADGVWIEDCVELSKFIEERLSRDEEDYELEVGSAGLGQPFKVPQQYINFIGKEVEVLDQDRRKIRGILKSVEGEKFVVSVNEKVQVEGKKRPVKMDVDHEYDMNEVKYTKYIISFK, translated from the coding sequence ATGATAGATAAAAACGTTGTTAAAAAACTTGTTGATGAATGGTTGGAAGGTAAAGAATACTTCCTTGTTGACATTCAGATAAGCCCCGATGCCAAAATCGTAGTTGAGATAGACCACGCCGACGGTGTGTGGATTGAAGATTGTGTAGAGCTGAGTAAGTTCATTGAAGAACGCCTCTCTCGCGACGAAGAAGACTACGAACTCGAGGTTGGGTCGGCTGGTTTAGGGCAGCCATTCAAAGTTCCACAACAGTACATCAACTTCATTGGAAAGGAAGTGGAGGTGTTAGACCAAGACAGACGCAAGATAAGAGGAATCTTGAAAAGCGTTGAAGGTGAAAAGTTTGTGGTTTCGGTCAATGAGAAAGTACAGGTGGAAGGAAAGAAACGTCCTGTGAAGATGGACGTAGATCACGAGTACGATATGAATGAAGTAAAATATACAAAATATATAATTAGTTTCAAGTAA
- the infB gene encoding translation initiation factor IF-2: protein MSIRLNKAIRELNIGLQTAVEFLEKRQELGEVKGDPNFKLSDDQFKALEKEFKTDQAVKNDAAKIFQKKQKDKVRTKKTTEQKAETITKQEFPKFKPLGKIDLEQLNKPVAKTSAAPEEKKEDKKEAGVAESPKKEVKVETAPSKVEKPVEAESEKQEKPQEKQVSIDTKKSPKKTEEVQKTETPKAETSKKEPMVETEQEEKKSEKEMEAEDNGIFQTSNEKKMLNQPKVNILGKIDLSSINQSTRPKKKTKEERRKEREDKSAQNAQGKKKRVRINKERVDINAAANQQQGGKRSGKKNNNDNNAKNAAGGKKNRNRNQKPLEVDDEAVARQVKETLARLTSKSQNKKGAKYRKEKREAVQERLSAEAKAERKESKTLKLTEFVTVSELATMMNLPVTQVISTLMSVGIMVSINQRLDAETINLVADEFGFKTEYVSAEVQEAISEEADEETDLVSRAPIVTVMGHVDHGKTSLLDHIRNTNVIAGEAGGITQHIGAYSVTLKSGRKVTFLDTPGHEAFTAMRARGTQVTDIAIIIIAADDSVMPTTKEAIAHAQAAGVPMVFAINKVDKPGANPDKIREDLSQMNLLVEEWGGKYQCQEISAKKGLGVADLLDKVLLEADMLDLKANPNRNATGTVIESSLDKGRGYVSTVLVSNGTLKVGDNMIAGTSWGRIKAMFNERNQRVEKAGPSEPVIILGLNGAPTAGDTFHVMETEQEARDIANKREQLQREQGLRTQTRLTLSDISHRIARGEFHEMNIIVKGDTDGSIEALADSFIKLSTEKVNVNVISKAVGQISENDVMLAAASDAVIVGFQVRPSADARKLADRDGVEINTYSVIYDAIDDVTSAMVGMLDKVKKEIVTGQVEVQQVFKISKVGTVAGCIVTEGKVHSKDKGRVIRDGIVIHTAPISALKRYKDDVKEVVTGLECGISLVNYNDLQTGDMIETFTEIEVEQKL from the coding sequence ATGAGCATCAGATTAAACAAAGCAATTCGAGAACTGAATATAGGACTCCAAACGGCAGTGGAGTTCTTGGAGAAACGACAGGAACTGGGCGAAGTGAAGGGAGACCCGAACTTCAAGCTCAGCGATGACCAATTTAAGGCACTTGAAAAGGAATTTAAAACCGATCAGGCAGTAAAGAACGACGCTGCTAAAATCTTCCAAAAGAAGCAAAAGGATAAAGTGCGCACAAAAAAGACGACCGAGCAAAAGGCGGAAACAATTACTAAGCAAGAATTTCCAAAGTTCAAACCGCTTGGTAAAATCGACCTCGAACAGCTTAATAAGCCTGTGGCTAAAACATCTGCTGCTCCTGAGGAAAAGAAAGAAGACAAGAAAGAAGCGGGCGTTGCCGAAAGCCCAAAGAAAGAAGTAAAGGTGGAAACTGCTCCGTCAAAGGTTGAAAAGCCAGTAGAGGCAGAGTCTGAAAAGCAAGAAAAGCCACAAGAGAAGCAAGTTTCAATCGATACAAAGAAAAGTCCGAAGAAAACTGAGGAAGTTCAAAAGACCGAGACTCCTAAGGCGGAAACCTCAAAGAAGGAACCTATGGTTGAAACAGAACAAGAAGAAAAGAAGAGCGAAAAAGAAATGGAAGCTGAAGACAATGGCATTTTCCAAACGTCAAACGAGAAGAAAATGCTGAACCAGCCAAAGGTGAATATCTTAGGTAAAATAGACCTTAGTAGCATTAACCAAAGTACGCGCCCAAAGAAAAAGACAAAGGAAGAGCGCAGAAAGGAACGTGAAGATAAGTCTGCGCAAAATGCGCAAGGAAAGAAAAAACGTGTTCGTATAAATAAGGAACGCGTAGATATAAATGCTGCTGCAAACCAACAACAAGGCGGTAAGCGCAGTGGAAAGAAGAATAACAACGACAACAATGCTAAGAATGCTGCTGGCGGAAAGAAAAACCGCAACCGCAATCAGAAGCCATTGGAAGTTGATGACGAAGCAGTAGCACGTCAGGTAAAAGAAACACTTGCACGCCTTACAAGCAAGAGTCAGAATAAGAAAGGTGCCAAGTATCGTAAGGAGAAGCGTGAAGCCGTTCAAGAGCGACTGAGTGCTGAGGCTAAGGCAGAGCGCAAGGAAAGCAAAACACTGAAGCTGACAGAGTTTGTTACCGTTTCAGAGTTGGCTACAATGATGAATTTGCCAGTAACGCAGGTTATTTCAACTTTGATGTCGGTTGGTATAATGGTGTCAATCAACCAGCGTCTCGATGCGGAAACTATTAACTTGGTGGCTGACGAATTTGGTTTTAAGACCGAATACGTAAGTGCAGAAGTTCAGGAAGCTATCAGCGAAGAGGCAGATGAAGAAACCGACCTTGTAAGTCGTGCACCTATCGTAACGGTAATGGGACACGTAGACCACGGTAAGACATCGTTGCTCGACCATATCCGCAATACTAACGTGATTGCTGGTGAAGCGGGTGGTATTACACAGCACATCGGTGCTTACAGTGTAACTCTGAAGAGTGGACGTAAGGTAACATTCCTCGATACTCCAGGACACGAAGCGTTTACCGCTATGCGTGCTCGTGGTACACAGGTAACCGATATTGCCATCATCATTATTGCTGCCGACGACTCTGTTATGCCTACCACGAAAGAGGCGATAGCGCACGCTCAGGCAGCAGGTGTACCAATGGTATTTGCCATTAACAAGGTTGATAAACCTGGAGCTAATCCTGATAAGATACGTGAAGACTTGTCGCAAATGAATCTGCTTGTAGAAGAGTGGGGCGGTAAGTATCAATGTCAGGAGATTAGTGCAAAGAAAGGCTTGGGTGTAGCTGACTTGCTTGACAAGGTTTTGCTCGAAGCCGATATGCTCGATTTGAAAGCTAATCCTAATCGCAATGCAACAGGTACGGTGATTGAATCTTCATTGGACAAGGGACGTGGCTATGTAAGTACGGTGCTCGTTTCTAACGGTACGTTGAAGGTTGGCGACAATATGATTGCAGGAACATCGTGGGGACGCATCAAGGCGATGTTCAACGAACGTAACCAACGTGTAGAAAAGGCTGGTCCTTCTGAACCTGTTATCATTCTTGGATTGAACGGTGCACCGACAGCGGGTGATACATTCCACGTTATGGAAACTGAGCAAGAGGCGCGCGACATTGCCAACAAACGTGAACAGTTGCAGCGCGAACAAGGCTTGCGTACACAAACACGCTTGACATTGTCGGATATTTCTCATCGTATCGCCCGTGGCGAGTTCCACGAAATGAACATCATTGTGAAGGGTGATACCGACGGTTCTATCGAAGCACTTGCAGATTCATTCATCAAGCTTTCTACTGAAAAGGTGAATGTGAACGTAATCAGCAAGGCGGTTGGACAGATTTCCGAAAACGACGTGATGCTCGCTGCGGCTTCAGATGCTGTCATTGTCGGCTTCCAAGTGCGCCCTTCTGCCGATGCCCGTAAGTTGGCAGACCGTGACGGGGTAGAAATCAACACCTATTCAGTTATCTACGATGCGATTGACGACGTAACGTCAGCGATGGTCGGAATGCTTGACAAGGTGAAGAAGGAAATCGTTACTGGTCAGGTGGAAGTGCAACAAGTATTCAAAATATCAAAGGTTGGTACTGTTGCGGGTTGTATCGTTACCGAAGGAAAGGTACACAGCAAGGACAAAGGACGCGTTATTCGCGATGGTATCGTAATCCATACGGCACCAATCAGTGCGTTGAAGCGTTACAAAGACGATGTGAAGGAAGTTGTAACAGGATTGGAATGCGGTATTTCGCTTGTTAATTACAACGACCTGCAAACGGGTGATATGATTGAGACATTCACCGAAATAGAGGTAGAACAAAAACTCTAA
- the sufC gene encoding Fe-S cluster assembly ATPase SufC, producing MLEVRNLHATIADKEILKGIDLTVKDGEIHAIMGPNGSGKSTLSAVLTGNPLYTVTDGSAVFNGKDLLEMGADERANEGIFLSFQYPVEIPGVSMTNFMKAAVNAKRKYQGLEPLKAADFMKLMREKRDLVGLDSKLSHRSVNEGFSGGEKKRNEIFQMAMLQPKLSILDETDSGLDVDAMRIVADGVNKMHTSETSTIVITHYDRLLDMIKPSVVHILYNGRIVKTGGPELAREIEKRGYDWIKAEADK from the coding sequence ATGTTAGAAGTAAGAAATCTGCACGCTACTATTGCAGATAAAGAAATATTGAAAGGCATCGACCTTACCGTTAAAGATGGCGAAATACACGCCATTATGGGACCGAATGGTTCAGGAAAATCAACCCTTAGTGCAGTGCTCACGGGCAATCCGCTGTACACCGTAACCGATGGTTCGGCAGTGTTCAACGGTAAAGACCTCTTGGAAATGGGCGCAGACGAACGTGCCAACGAAGGCATCTTCCTTTCGTTCCAGTATCCAGTGGAAATTCCGGGCGTAAGTATGACCAACTTCATGAAAGCTGCCGTGAATGCAAAGCGCAAGTATCAAGGCTTGGAACCTTTGAAAGCAGCCGACTTTATGAAACTGATGCGCGAGAAACGTGATCTCGTGGGCTTGGATTCAAAACTCTCGCATCGCTCCGTAAACGAAGGTTTTTCGGGTGGTGAAAAGAAACGCAACGAAATTTTCCAAATGGCAATGTTGCAGCCAAAGCTCAGCATCTTGGACGAAACCGACTCAGGTCTCGACGTCGATGCTATGCGCATTGTTGCCGATGGTGTGAACAAGATGCACACTTCGGAAACTTCAACCATCGTCATTACCCACTACGACCGACTTTTGGATATGATAAAACCAAGCGTAGTACACATTCTGTACAACGGACGCATTGTAAAGACAGGTGGTCCTGAACTTGCACGCGAAATAGAAAAGCGTGGCTACGATTGGATAAAAGCGGAAGCAGATAAATAG
- the sufD gene encoding Fe-S cluster assembly protein SufD has product MQSEKQYIDLYNEAQGMIKQHSCDVLNKVRDKAFEDFKAQGFPTKKVERYKYTDIPKLFAPDYGLNLQRLRMPINPYEDFKCDVPNLSTSVYFVVNDQFYNDQLPKAQLNDGIVVDSFSNAIKTHGEIITNHYAKLADTAKDTLTAFNTMLAQDGLFVYVPKGVKSDRTIQVINILRSDVDLMLNRRILIVLEEGAELSMLFCDDSADDRKFLATQVIEAYVGDNAKLELNCLEETHLKNVRISNVYIDQQSNSRVSHNIITLHNGVTRNKLDLTFSGEGSECFLNGCVVADKHQHVDNNTVINHAVGNCTSNQLYKYVLDDHAVGAFAGLIYVAKDAQKTLSHEVNQNLCVASTAHMYTQPMLEIYADDVQCNHGSTVGQLNDAALFYMQQRGIDKREAKLLLEFAFVNEVIDKMELVPLRDRLHHLVEKRFRGELDKCGGCKLCQ; this is encoded by the coding sequence ATGCAAAGCGAAAAACAATATATAGACTTATATAACGAGGCGCAAGGAATGATAAAGCAACATTCCTGCGACGTCTTGAACAAGGTGCGCGACAAGGCTTTCGAGGATTTCAAGGCACAGGGCTTTCCCACGAAAAAGGTGGAACGCTACAAATATACCGATATTCCAAAGCTGTTCGCACCCGACTATGGATTGAATTTGCAGCGATTGAGAATGCCCATCAATCCTTACGAAGACTTTAAGTGCGACGTTCCAAACCTAAGCACTTCGGTCTATTTCGTTGTGAACGACCAGTTCTACAACGACCAGTTGCCCAAAGCACAGCTCAACGACGGCATTGTTGTCGATAGCTTTTCAAACGCCATTAAGACGCATGGCGAAATCATAACCAACCATTATGCCAAGCTTGCTGATACTGCCAAAGACACCTTGACGGCTTTCAACACAATGTTGGCGCAGGACGGCTTGTTCGTTTATGTGCCGAAAGGTGTAAAATCCGACCGCACCATACAGGTTATCAACATTCTTCGTTCCGATGTAGACCTTATGCTGAACCGTCGCATACTCATCGTACTTGAGGAGGGAGCGGAACTTTCAATGCTCTTTTGCGACGACTCTGCCGACGACCGCAAGTTCCTTGCCACACAGGTAATTGAGGCATACGTTGGCGACAATGCAAAGTTGGAACTGAACTGTTTGGAGGAAACCCATCTGAAGAACGTGCGCATTTCAAATGTTTACATCGACCAGCAAAGCAACAGCCGTGTGTCGCACAATATTATCACGCTTCATAATGGAGTAACCCGCAACAAGCTCGATTTGACTTTCAGCGGGGAAGGCAGCGAATGTTTCCTGAATGGTTGCGTAGTTGCCGACAAGCATCAGCACGTTGATAACAATACCGTCATCAACCACGCAGTGGGCAATTGTACGAGCAATCAGCTCTACAAGTATGTGCTCGACGACCACGCAGTGGGTGCTTTCGCAGGTCTTATCTATGTGGCAAAGGACGCACAGAAGACACTCTCGCACGAAGTGAACCAGAATCTGTGTGTCGCTTCTACTGCCCACATGTACACCCAGCCTATGCTCGAAATCTATGCAGACGATGTTCAGTGCAACCACGGCTCAACGGTTGGTCAGCTTAACGATGCCGCCCTCTTCTATATGCAGCAGCGTGGTATCGACAAGCGCGAGGCAAAACTCCTTCTTGAGTTTGCTTTCGTGAACGAAGTAATCGATAAAATGGAACTTGTTCCGCTCCGCGACCGTCTCCACCACTTGGTGGAAAAACGCTTCCGTGGCGAGCTCGACAAGTGTGGCGGCTGCAAGCTGTGCCAATAA